The sequence CGATCGGCCCCCGCCCCGACCTGGCCCTGATCCCGCTCGAAGGCGTCGAACCGAGCCATGTGGTGCTGGCCACCCGCGCCGGCGACCGCAGCCGGCTGGTGACCGCCTTCCGCAAGCACGCCGAGGCCCTCCTCACCGGCCCGGGCGGCGCGCACCCGGTGGGGCCCGCGGGCCGGCCGTAGACTGGCCGGGTGATGATCGAGGACCTCGTCCGGCTCCGCAAGGCCAGAGACGCGATGGACCGCGACTACGCACAGCCCCTCGACGTGCCGGCGCTGGCGCGGGTCGCGCTGATGTCGCCCGGGCACTTCTCCCGCAGCTTCCGCGCCGCCTTCGGCGAGACCCCGTACAGCTACCTGATGACCCGCAGGATCGAACGGGCCAAGGCGCTGCTGCGGCGGGGCGACCTGAGCGTGACGGACGTCTGCTTCGCGGTCGGCTGTACGTCGCTGGGGTCGTTCAGCTCGCGCTTCACCGAACTGGTCGGCGAGAGCCCGAGCGCGTACCGGGCCCGCAGCCATGACCCGGGCGCGGCCATCCCGGCGTGCGTGGCCAAGATCCTCACCCGGCCGGTGCGCAACGGTCCGGCCGGGCGCGGAGGCGCGGAATCCGCCACCAGCCCATAGCGTGAAGCCCATGGACATCAGGCTTTCGCAGTGCTTCATCGCCGTCGACGACCATGACAAGGCGCTCGCGTTCTACCGCGATGTGCTCGGTCTCGAGGTGCGCAACGACGTCGGGTTCGAGGGGATGCGCTGGGTGACGGTCGGCTCGCCGTCGCAGCCGGACGTGGAGATCGTGCTCGAACCGCCGCTCGCGAACCCGAACGCCTCGCCCGCCGACAAGGACGCGATGGCCGAACTGCTCGCCAAGGGGATGCTGCGCGGCGTGATCTTCGCCACCGACGACGTGGACGCGACCTTCGAGCGCATCCGCGCGGCGGGCGCCGAGGTGCTCCAGGAGCCGGTCGACCAGCCGTACGGCGTCCGCGACTGCGCTTTCCGCGACCCGGCC comes from Streptomyces sp. NBC_00448 and encodes:
- a CDS encoding helix-turn-helix transcriptional regulator, which translates into the protein MMIEDLVRLRKARDAMDRDYAQPLDVPALARVALMSPGHFSRSFRAAFGETPYSYLMTRRIERAKALLRRGDLSVTDVCFAVGCTSLGSFSSRFTELVGESPSAYRARSHDPGAAIPACVAKILTRPVRNGPAGRGGAESATSP
- a CDS encoding VOC family protein; the encoded protein is MDIRLSQCFIAVDDHDKALAFYRDVLGLEVRNDVGFEGMRWVTVGSPSQPDVEIVLEPPLANPNASPADKDAMAELLAKGMLRGVIFATDDVDATFERIRAAGAEVLQEPVDQPYGVRDCAFRDPAGNLLRFNQPRKR